Proteins encoded within one genomic window of Streptomyces sp. NBC_00523:
- a CDS encoding DEAD/DEAH box helicase — protein sequence MNHSDVTGTSGASPVIRKILDQSARVLETYRVDPGLILEHANGERRITQGGYGDRQLFELVQNAADEIAATPGGKVHVVLTDAHLYCANEGTPVTPEGAETILRMSVSRKRGGQIGRFGVGVKSILAVTDTPQFFSASGAFGFDRVWSYEEIRKARGASPDETFEAPVLRMARPLDADRERLADPVLDTLLGWATTVVRLPLLPGAADRLGRDIHDTPARAGESREFPVLFQLFSSHVGTVVLEDTRTLPPVRREITADHDGFLHTVRETRTGHPESGSTWKVFTHAHRPSEAARASAGEMHDRGTIDISWAVPEYTGDTVLTTPRGRGQFWSFFPTKYPMTLSGVLNGAWKTNEDRQNLLDSSPFNQEIIRVAAGLVVDSLPHLAPRRDPAAYLPLLPGRMKETLNWADRYLTEQIWKLTAERPSLPDQDGVLRVPRDLRVHPASHNKVPLRPEWLRMWSAYPGRPSDWIHPSIEDAEFRAGKVAHILEETKQRRATVREWLEALVTDGSVEASAVAIRILAAMIRDGSPFAAEARSARIVLTEESGFVAPVVGKVFRRTVQDGLRDGTTYVDPRLSEDESLLGDLGEIGIREADPRGRFIGVLEQGVENYGPQDWARFWDLFHNAGGSRVSGEVTARVPDPLGALSVRTVDGRFHRMRECLLPGPVVPGDGSRDASVAVDPAFHSDDLRTLREFGMRDRPTHGHRPTNEAWFEDYRTAMYDSYCRTLSSKAARPSISRIKLEGSPVGGPLHLLELLSDEGRAAFVKTLPDDSVIDTWTLHIGVQASTRKPIYSPLRWMLRRHGRVSTSQGVVPLTDAVGPQLKAYADVLPVADISEEKARKLHLPVLVDEVPTKQWDRLLEQLRTSDDDAFVGRTYVMLTRLEVDFPDQLTRCRVGAEWATREDHEIAVAATEAEYRALRAEQIPALLAGGPEDAALLVKTWGMLRHADVINKENRHVAVGEPVLLTDEFPTLRQRLGPTVNNQRLLRCSELEEVLRTPQGSTTTPLDSALQGTTVLVLETADRLATLVAADRELRWGLKESGCRAVLDAQARQEADQELQASLRRVRQASSVEEKLELLIGAPALRAGLPPGLLEGEPPEPGSEEPSPRRIARLAHDAHGDGVLQVHARDLQLAYPSHAPSGFTGSSAAVKFVAEFGFPDSFAGTRTPSLSPRIEVAGPTAFPRLHDYQERLAAKVFTMLDRLSPQRAMLSLPTGAGKTRVAAEAVIRWVKQMGELSGPILWIAQTEELCEQAVQSWSFVWSKVGADTPLTISRLWTTNEAGPVTERPHLVVATDAKLRNCLGTENYAWLRDACLVIVDEAHVAISPQYTEILTHLGLTAHETGRHLLGLTATPFRNTNDAETKRLVQRFGATRLDDGVFPSGDPYAELQELGMLARVRHQELPGGTIELTEVEKAQADQLSLLAKSAEQRLADDQDRNNRILEEIAAMPGDWPVLVFATSVAHAKVLAARLKGLGITAASVDSATSTGERRRSIDAFRGGRVRVLTNYGVLTQGFDAPATRAVVITRPTYSPNVYQQMIGRGLRGPENGGKEECLILNVRDNITNYDKALAFTQFEHLWRAQ from the coding sequence GCTGGTACAGAATGCCGCGGACGAGATCGCCGCCACGCCGGGCGGAAAGGTCCACGTCGTTCTCACCGATGCGCATCTCTACTGCGCCAACGAGGGAACGCCGGTCACGCCCGAGGGCGCCGAGACCATTCTCCGGATGAGCGTGTCGAGGAAACGGGGCGGCCAGATCGGTCGGTTCGGGGTCGGCGTGAAATCGATCCTGGCGGTCACGGACACCCCCCAGTTCTTCAGCGCCTCGGGGGCGTTCGGCTTCGACCGGGTGTGGTCGTACGAGGAGATCAGGAAGGCGCGGGGCGCCTCCCCCGATGAGACCTTCGAGGCACCGGTGCTGCGCATGGCCCGCCCCCTGGACGCCGACAGGGAACGGCTCGCGGACCCCGTCCTGGACACCCTGCTCGGCTGGGCGACCACCGTCGTGCGGCTGCCGCTCCTGCCCGGAGCCGCCGATCGGCTGGGGCGCGACATCCACGACACCCCGGCCAGGGCCGGCGAATCACGTGAATTCCCCGTGCTGTTCCAGCTGTTCTCCTCCCATGTCGGCACCGTGGTCCTGGAGGACACCCGAACCCTTCCGCCGGTCCGCCGCGAGATCACGGCCGACCACGACGGGTTCCTGCACACCGTTCGCGAGACGCGCACCGGACATCCTGAATCCGGTTCCACGTGGAAGGTCTTCACCCACGCCCACCGGCCCTCCGAGGCCGCCCGCGCGAGCGCCGGCGAGATGCACGACCGGGGGACCATCGACATCTCCTGGGCCGTTCCCGAGTACACGGGCGACACGGTGCTCACCACGCCCCGGGGTCGAGGCCAGTTCTGGTCGTTCTTCCCGACGAAGTACCCGATGACCCTGAGCGGCGTGCTCAACGGGGCGTGGAAGACCAATGAGGACCGGCAGAACCTTCTGGATTCCAGCCCGTTCAACCAGGAGATCATCCGCGTCGCCGCCGGTCTCGTGGTCGACTCCCTGCCGCACCTCGCCCCGCGGCGGGACCCGGCCGCCTACCTTCCCCTGCTTCCCGGTCGGATGAAGGAGACGCTGAACTGGGCGGACAGGTATCTGACGGAACAGATCTGGAAACTGACGGCCGAACGACCGTCGCTTCCCGACCAGGACGGCGTGCTGCGCGTCCCCCGTGACCTTCGGGTGCACCCCGCGTCGCACAACAAGGTGCCGCTCAGGCCGGAATGGCTGCGCATGTGGAGCGCCTACCCCGGCCGCCCGTCCGACTGGATCCATCCCTCCATCGAGGACGCCGAGTTCCGCGCGGGCAAGGTCGCCCACATCCTGGAGGAGACCAAGCAACGCCGCGCGACCGTGCGGGAGTGGCTGGAGGCGCTGGTGACCGACGGGTCGGTCGAGGCCTCCGCCGTCGCGATCCGCATCCTCGCCGCGATGATCCGGGACGGCTCCCCCTTCGCCGCCGAGGCGCGCAGCGCCCGGATCGTGCTGACCGAGGAGAGCGGATTCGTCGCCCCCGTCGTGGGCAAGGTCTTCCGCCGCACGGTGCAGGACGGGCTGCGCGACGGCACCACGTACGTCGACCCGAGGCTCTCGGAGGACGAGTCCCTGCTCGGTGATCTGGGCGAGATCGGCATCCGCGAGGCGGACCCCCGCGGGCGCTTCATCGGCGTGCTGGAACAGGGGGTCGAGAACTACGGCCCCCAGGACTGGGCCCGCTTCTGGGACCTGTTCCACAACGCGGGCGGCAGCCGGGTCAGCGGCGAGGTCACCGCCCGGGTGCCCGATCCGCTGGGGGCTCTGTCCGTGCGCACGGTGGACGGACGGTTCCATCGGATGCGGGAGTGCCTGCTGCCCGGCCCCGTCGTGCCCGGCGACGGATCCCGCGACGCCTCCGTGGCCGTGGACCCGGCCTTCCACTCGGACGATCTGCGGACCCTGCGCGAGTTCGGCATGCGCGACAGGCCCACGCACGGGCACCGGCCGACGAACGAGGCGTGGTTCGAGGACTACCGGACCGCGATGTACGACAGCTACTGCCGGACTCTGAGCAGCAAGGCCGCCCGGCCGAGCATCTCCCGGATCAAGCTGGAGGGCTCGCCCGTCGGTGGCCCGCTGCACCTCTTGGAGCTGCTGTCGGACGAGGGCCGCGCGGCGTTCGTCAAGACGCTGCCCGACGACAGCGTCATCGATACCTGGACCCTGCACATCGGTGTCCAGGCGTCGACCCGCAAGCCGATCTACTCACCGCTGCGCTGGATGCTGCGCCGCCACGGACGGGTGTCCACGTCCCAGGGCGTCGTCCCGCTCACCGACGCCGTGGGCCCGCAGCTGAAGGCGTACGCGGACGTGCTGCCCGTCGCCGACATCAGCGAGGAGAAGGCCCGCAAGCTGCACCTGCCGGTGCTGGTCGACGAGGTCCCGACCAAACAGTGGGACCGACTTCTCGAACAGCTCCGCACCAGCGACGACGACGCCTTCGTCGGGCGCACCTACGTAATGCTGACCCGTCTGGAGGTGGACTTCCCCGACCAACTCACCCGCTGCCGCGTGGGCGCCGAGTGGGCCACCCGTGAGGACCACGAGATCGCCGTGGCGGCGACCGAGGCCGAGTACCGGGCCCTGCGCGCCGAGCAGATCCCGGCCCTGCTCGCCGGTGGGCCGGAGGACGCGGCGCTGTTGGTGAAGACGTGGGGGATGCTGCGCCACGCCGATGTCATCAACAAGGAGAACCGCCACGTCGCGGTCGGTGAGCCGGTGCTCCTGACGGACGAGTTCCCCACGCTGCGCCAGCGGCTGGGTCCGACGGTGAACAACCAGCGACTGTTGCGTTGCTCGGAGCTGGAGGAGGTGCTCAGGACACCTCAGGGGTCCACGACCACCCCGCTCGACAGCGCGCTGCAGGGCACGACCGTCCTGGTGCTGGAGACCGCGGACCGTCTGGCGACGCTCGTCGCCGCCGACCGCGAACTGCGGTGGGGACTCAAGGAGTCGGGATGCCGGGCGGTGCTCGACGCACAGGCCCGACAGGAGGCGGACCAAGAGCTCCAGGCCTCCCTGCGACGGGTCCGGCAGGCGAGCAGCGTCGAGGAGAAGCTGGAACTGCTCATCGGCGCGCCCGCGCTCCGCGCCGGTCTTCCCCCGGGGCTGTTGGAGGGCGAACCGCCGGAGCCCGGCAGCGAGGAGCCGTCCCCACGGCGCATCGCCCGCCTGGCCCACGACGCCCACGGCGACGGTGTGCTCCAGGTGCACGCCCGGGATCTGCAGCTCGCCTACCCGAGTCATGCCCCGTCCGGCTTCACCGGGTCGTCGGCGGCCGTGAAGTTCGTCGCCGAGTTCGGCTTCCCCGACTCCTTCGCCGGTACGCGTACCCCGTCGCTGTCGCCCCGTATCGAGGTCGCGGGACCGACGGCCTTCCCTCGTCTCCACGACTACCAGGAACGGCTGGCGGCGAAGGTCTTCACCATGCTCGACCGGCTCAGCCCGCAGCGCGCCATGCTCTCCCTGCCCACCGGCGCGGGCAAGACGCGGGTGGCGGCCGAGGCCGTCATCCGGTGGGTCAAGCAGATGGGCGAGTTGAGCGGCCCCATTCTGTGGATCGCCCAGACCGAGGAACTCTGCGAGCAGGCCGTGCAGAGCTGGAGCTTCGTCTGGTCGAAGGTGGGGGCGGACACCCCGTTGACGATCAGCAGGCTGTGGACCACCAACGAGGCGGGACCCGTCACCGAGCGCCCGCACCTGGTCGTCGCCACGGACGCCAAGCTCCGCAACTGTCTCGGTACCGAGAACTATGCGTGGCTGCGCGACGCCTGCCTCGTCATCGTCGACGAGGCCCATGTCGCCATCTCGCCCCAGTACACGGAGATCCTCACGCACCTCGGACTGACCGCGCACGAGACGGGACGCCATCTGCTCGGGCTGACCGCCACCCCGTTCCGCAACACGAATGACGCGGAGACCAAGCGTCTCGTCCAGCGGTTCGGCGCCACCCGGCTCGACGACGGGGTGTTCCCCTCCGGCGATCCGTACGCCGAACTGCAGGAACTCGGCATGCTGGCGCGGGTGCGGCACCAGGAGCTGCCGGGCGGCACGATCGAGCTGACCGAGGTCGAGAAGGCGCAGGCCGATCAGCTGAGTCTGCTCGCGAAGTCCGCCGAGCAGCGCCTCGCCGACGACCAGGATCGCAACAACCGCATCCTGGAGGAGATCGCCGCCATGCCGGGCGACTGGCCCGTGCTGGTCTTCGCCACGTCCGTCGCCCATGCCAAGGTCCTGGCCGCGAGGTTGAAGGGCCTCGGCATCACGGCGGCGTCGGTGGACTCCGCCACGTCCACGGGTGAGCGCCGGCGCAGCATCGACGCGTTCCGAGGAGGCCGTGTGCGGGTCCTCACGAACTACGGCGTGCTGACGCAGGGCTTCGACGCGCCCGCCACCCGGGCGGTCGTCATCACCCGTCCGACGTACAGCCCGAACGTCTACCAACAGATGATCGGGCGCGGGCTCCGCGGCCCCGAAAACGGCGGCAAGGAGGAGTGCCTGATCCTCAACGTCCGGGACAACATCACGAACTACGACAAGGCCCTGGCCTTCACCCAGTTCGAGCACCTGTGGAGGGCCCAGTGA
- a CDS encoding UvrD-helicase domain-containing protein — protein MTDAYLDSPPLTEEQRDVVGRPWDTRLLVTAGAGSGKTHTLVRRLDALMGDEEAALEAREILVLSFSRAAVRELRERIALHAREARRVRVQTFDSWAYALLRDEQPDRDWSALRFDERIGEATEAILRGSVENSDQGAPAHVMIDEVQDLVGDRRDMVETLLDRFQEGCGFTVVGDGAQAIYGFQVSDEDARAAETNYFFDWLRASYPDDLVELHLTANFRARTPEAKLALPLGTSLHRLPSETSAAETAGEDIRQRLIDALRTCPSFGSVDDGFTLDSLRDFGGTCAVMCRDNRQALALSEQLFAHGVRHRLQRDLQERPVPAWVAAVLRGTGSTSLTEERFLELIASGPVAPVGDLSRIWRSLRTVARGPRGTLDVAAVRRAVAQGRFPDDLAAAEPAGLVVSTVHRAKGLEFDRVIVVEPPTLAELRKQHTHVDPAAEARALYVAMTRPRDDLFRLDAPDTALIRRDRRTGRYYAAGWKAYQRYGISATGTDVSREHPPGTDGFEHDAVEVQDYLASSVAPGDALELRLQHGMPLASDESPPYTVFHRERPVAVVSEAFRQDLHGSLKINKTWDVSWPTIVEGFRVDCLESVAGSTASGSRAGLGEHGVWMVPRMSGLGRHRWTDAHTHEENDR, from the coding sequence GTGACCGACGCGTACCTCGACAGCCCGCCGCTCACCGAGGAGCAGCGGGACGTCGTCGGGCGGCCCTGGGACACCCGACTGCTGGTGACGGCCGGCGCCGGTTCCGGCAAGACGCACACGCTCGTCCGCCGGCTGGACGCGCTCATGGGCGACGAGGAGGCGGCACTGGAGGCACGAGAGATCCTGGTCCTCAGCTTCTCCCGGGCCGCGGTGCGGGAACTGCGGGAGCGGATCGCGCTCCACGCCCGCGAGGCCCGCCGGGTCCGCGTCCAGACCTTCGACTCCTGGGCGTACGCCCTCCTGCGCGACGAGCAACCCGACCGGGACTGGAGCGCGCTGCGCTTCGACGAACGGATCGGAGAGGCCACGGAGGCGATCCTGCGGGGTTCGGTCGAGAACAGCGACCAGGGCGCACCCGCCCATGTCATGATCGACGAGGTCCAGGACCTGGTCGGCGATCGACGGGACATGGTGGAGACGCTGCTCGACCGGTTCCAGGAGGGCTGCGGCTTCACCGTGGTCGGTGACGGGGCACAGGCGATCTACGGGTTCCAGGTGTCCGACGAGGACGCCCGTGCCGCGGAGACGAACTACTTCTTCGACTGGTTGCGGGCCTCCTACCCGGACGATCTGGTGGAGCTGCACCTGACGGCCAACTTCAGGGCTCGCACCCCCGAGGCGAAGCTCGCCCTGCCCCTCGGCACCTCGCTGCACCGACTGCCCTCCGAGACCTCGGCCGCGGAGACCGCGGGCGAGGACATCCGGCAACGGCTGATCGACGCCCTCCGCACCTGCCCCTCCTTCGGGTCCGTGGACGACGGATTCACCCTCGACTCCCTGAGGGACTTCGGGGGCACGTGCGCGGTCATGTGCCGGGACAACCGACAGGCTCTCGCCCTCTCGGAGCAGTTGTTCGCCCACGGTGTGCGTCATCGACTCCAGCGGGACCTCCAGGAACGGCCGGTGCCCGCATGGGTGGCGGCGGTGCTGCGCGGCACCGGATCGACGTCGTTGACGGAGGAACGCTTCCTGGAGCTGATCGCCTCCGGGCCGGTCGCGCCCGTGGGCGACCTCTCCAGGATCTGGCGGTCGCTGCGCACCGTGGCGCGGGGGCCCCGCGGCACCCTGGACGTCGCCGCCGTCCGACGGGCCGTGGCGCAGGGAAGGTTCCCCGACGACCTCGCCGCCGCGGAGCCGGCCGGTCTCGTGGTGTCGACGGTCCATCGGGCCAAGGGTCTGGAGTTCGACCGGGTGATCGTGGTCGAACCGCCGACGCTCGCCGAACTGCGCAAGCAGCACACCCATGTCGACCCGGCCGCGGAGGCCCGTGCCCTGTACGTGGCGATGACCCGACCCCGGGACGACCTGTTCCGTCTGGACGCACCCGACACCGCCCTGATCCGTCGCGACCGCCGCACCGGCCGGTACTACGCGGCCGGTTGGAAGGCGTATCAGCGGTACGGCATCTCGGCAACGGGTACGGACGTGTCCCGCGAGCATCCGCCCGGCACCGACGGCTTCGAGCACGATGCCGTCGAGGTGCAGGACTACCTGGCCTCCTCCGTTGCCCCGGGAGACGCCCTGGAGCTGCGGTTGCAGCACGGGATGCCCCTGGCCTCGGACGAGAGCCCGCCGTACACGGTGTTCCACCGGGAGCGCCCTGTGGCCGTCGTCTCGGAGGCTTTCCGTCAGGACCTGCACGGCTCGCTCAAGATCAACAAGACCTGGGACGTCAGCTGGCCCACGATCGTCGAGGGGTTCCGCGTCGACTGTCTGGAGAGCGTGGCGGGCAGCACGGCCTCCGGGTCCCGCGCAGGGCTGGGCGAGCACGGTGTCTGGATGGTCCCCCGCATGTCGGGGCTCGGTCGCCACCGGTGGACCGACGCGCACACACACGAGGAGAACGACCGATGA
- a CDS encoding helicase-related protein — MRDVSQPHAAHYAVREELVDQLRRDLMGPGHPDEILTQDPPVTAYPVGVLFPRPSDPGAERALDDDEAEVDGLDTVPLSRGRGDVEEPVPDVGTSGTGDRRPSSMGITFAVDPTQSSSIVVHAEAAMYDPIDARGHAVSASRAEARTVQDQKEHWRRRPLDLGPTTVDVTAPTLHRPPPLHEGVRVEILVRPPMAGTVTVTVTLINTHRVSERELQDAHCLYQPRLTVTTPSDAPAFVERPADRRAVDTEMAASRLLHRHAPNFAMGHGCAAEWDWTPPPIGAPRDERSAVTSVRTEFLPSHEVLLTDSNPDIDDSALTMHGLATRPESEVLASLTGLTADYEEWIDRRESESAGFRGTLYADPAHAQIAHCRTALARMRHGIRILAEDPDAMRAFRLANRAMAHQRARGEWVRNGREGAPDETRGRWRPFQISFVLLCLEGIVDPTHEDRGIADLLWFPTGGGKTEAYLGLIAFTTFLRRLRLKERGAGVTVLMRYTLRLLTLQQFERAAALICAMERIRLADVATLGDEPISIGMWVGQSATPNRLSDAEESLVELRKDRELQERNPVQLHACPWCGTRLDAFQYEVDAEARRMHVRCPDDWCDFRDGLPVHLVDESVYDARPTLVIATVDKFAAMPWRVETAALFNRDRADGTPPPELIVQDELHLISGPLGTLTGLYETAVDLLSNSPKVIASTATIRRASDQGRMLFDRKVAQFPPAGIDARDSWFAVETPRDRKASRRYVGLLTPSTSQATLLIRTYANLLHRAKQVDVDDEVRDAYWTLVGYFNSLRLLAAAELQVNDDVVDYVEYLAARDKRPVRRVDEQIELTSRASSSDVPRLLKQLEKRLPDPDVADVLLATNMISVGVDVDRLGLMAVMGQPQTTAEYIQATSRVGRRHPGLVAVMLNSSRSRDRSHYESFQHFHSALYREVESTSVTPFSSRARDRGLHAVVVALARILIPAAGPNDGAGRIHEFREELERVVRVPLLARVESVAPEEHRPTADAFDAFVDWWEGEAEAHGGLVYEPRRGNRTPSLLSAFDDEDPHTWSTLWSLRDVDAESALFMEASR; from the coding sequence ATGAGGGACGTGTCGCAGCCGCACGCCGCCCACTACGCGGTACGCGAGGAGCTCGTCGATCAGCTCCGCCGGGACCTGATGGGCCCCGGGCATCCGGACGAGATCCTGACCCAGGACCCCCCGGTCACGGCCTACCCCGTGGGGGTCCTCTTCCCGCGCCCCTCGGACCCGGGGGCCGAACGGGCCCTGGACGACGACGAGGCCGAGGTGGACGGACTGGACACGGTCCCCCTCTCCCGCGGACGCGGCGATGTCGAGGAACCGGTGCCGGATGTCGGGACCTCGGGCACGGGCGATCGTCGCCCTTCCTCCATGGGGATCACGTTCGCCGTGGACCCGACGCAGTCGTCGAGCATCGTCGTGCACGCGGAGGCCGCGATGTACGACCCGATCGACGCCCGGGGGCATGCTGTCTCGGCCTCGCGGGCGGAGGCCCGCACCGTCCAGGACCAGAAGGAGCACTGGCGCCGGCGTCCCCTCGACCTCGGTCCTACGACCGTCGATGTCACGGCCCCGACGCTGCATCGTCCGCCGCCCCTGCACGAGGGGGTGCGTGTGGAGATCCTGGTGCGCCCGCCCATGGCCGGGACCGTCACGGTCACCGTCACCCTGATCAACACCCACCGGGTGAGTGAACGGGAGCTCCAGGACGCGCACTGCCTCTACCAGCCCCGACTCACCGTGACGACGCCGTCGGACGCGCCCGCCTTCGTGGAGCGGCCCGCCGACCGGCGCGCAGTGGACACCGAGATGGCCGCGTCCAGGCTGCTCCACCGCCACGCCCCGAACTTCGCGATGGGGCACGGCTGCGCGGCCGAGTGGGACTGGACCCCGCCACCGATCGGTGCCCCGCGCGATGAGCGTTCCGCCGTCACCTCCGTACGCACGGAGTTCCTGCCGTCGCACGAGGTGCTGCTGACCGACTCGAACCCGGACATCGACGACTCGGCCCTGACCATGCACGGTCTGGCGACTCGTCCGGAGAGCGAGGTACTGGCCTCGCTGACGGGGCTGACGGCCGACTACGAGGAGTGGATCGACCGACGGGAGTCCGAGTCCGCCGGCTTCCGGGGAACGCTCTACGCGGATCCCGCACACGCGCAGATCGCGCACTGCCGCACGGCGCTGGCACGGATGCGGCACGGCATCCGGATCCTCGCCGAGGACCCCGACGCAATGCGGGCGTTCCGACTGGCCAATCGCGCCATGGCCCATCAACGTGCCCGGGGCGAGTGGGTGCGCAACGGACGCGAGGGCGCGCCCGACGAGACGCGTGGTCGTTGGCGCCCGTTCCAGATCTCGTTCGTGCTGCTGTGTCTGGAAGGCATCGTCGACCCCACGCACGAGGACCGCGGGATCGCGGACCTGCTGTGGTTCCCCACCGGTGGTGGCAAGACCGAGGCGTACCTCGGGCTGATCGCCTTCACCACGTTCCTGCGGCGTCTGAGGCTGAAGGAACGCGGTGCCGGCGTGACCGTACTCATGCGCTACACCCTGCGCCTGCTGACCCTTCAGCAGTTCGAGCGGGCCGCAGCCCTCATCTGCGCCATGGAGCGCATCCGCCTCGCCGACGTGGCGACCCTCGGCGACGAGCCGATCTCCATCGGTATGTGGGTCGGTCAGTCCGCCACTCCCAACCGGCTCTCGGACGCGGAGGAGAGCCTGGTCGAGCTGCGCAAGGATCGCGAGCTCCAGGAACGCAACCCGGTCCAATTGCACGCCTGTCCCTGGTGCGGCACACGACTGGACGCGTTCCAGTACGAGGTCGACGCGGAGGCCCGGCGGATGCACGTCCGCTGTCCCGACGACTGGTGCGACTTCCGCGACGGTCTCCCGGTCCACCTCGTCGACGAGTCCGTGTACGACGCCCGGCCCACGTTGGTGATCGCCACCGTCGACAAGTTCGCCGCGATGCCGTGGCGGGTGGAGACGGCTGCCCTCTTCAACCGCGACCGTGCAGACGGCACGCCTCCCCCCGAGCTGATCGTCCAGGACGAGCTCCACCTCATCTCGGGCCCGCTCGGCACCCTGACCGGTCTGTACGAGACGGCCGTGGACCTGTTGTCGAACAGCCCGAAGGTCATCGCCTCGACCGCCACGATCCGTCGGGCCTCGGACCAGGGGAGGATGCTTTTCGACCGGAAGGTCGCGCAGTTCCCCCCGGCGGGCATCGACGCACGGGACTCCTGGTTCGCGGTGGAGACCCCGAGGGATCGCAAGGCGAGTCGTCGGTACGTCGGACTCCTCACGCCGAGCACCAGCCAGGCGACGCTGCTCATTCGCACCTACGCGAATCTCCTCCACCGAGCCAAGCAGGTCGACGTCGACGACGAGGTGCGCGACGCGTACTGGACGCTCGTCGGCTACTTCAACAGCCTCCGTCTGTTGGCCGCGGCCGAACTGCAGGTCAACGACGACGTCGTCGATTACGTCGAGTACCTGGCCGCACGCGACAAGCGTCCGGTGCGCAGGGTGGACGAGCAGATCGAGCTGACGAGTCGCGCCAGTTCCAGTGATGTTCCCAGGCTGCTCAAGCAGTTGGAGAAACGATTGCCGGATCCGGACGTGGCCGATGTCCTGCTGGCCACGAACATGATCTCGGTCGGTGTCGACGTGGACCGACTCGGTCTGATGGCGGTCATGGGCCAGCCCCAGACGACGGCCGAGTACATCCAGGCGACCAGCCGCGTTGGGCGCCGGCATCCGGGCCTGGTGGCGGTGATGCTGAACTCGTCACGTTCCCGAGACCGTTCCCACTACGAGAGCTTCCAGCACTTCCACTCCGCCCTGTACCGGGAGGTCGAGTCCACCAGTGTGACGCCCTTTTCCTCGCGCGCACGCGATCGGGGCCTGCACGCGGTGGTCGTGGCCCTGGCCCGCATCCTCATCCCGGCCGCGGGGCCGAACGACGGTGCCGGTCGTATCCACGAGTTCCGCGAGGAGTTGGAGCGGGTGGTCCGCGTCCCGCTGCTCGCACGCGTCGAGTCGGTCGCCCCGGAGGAGCACCGGCCGACAGCCGACGCCTTCGACGCGTTCGTCGACTGGTGGGAGGGCGAGGCCGAGGCACACGGCGGACTCGTGTACGAACCCCGTCGCGGCAACCGGACGCCTTCCCTGCTGAGCGCCTTCGACGACGAGGACCCGCACACCTGGTCCACGCTCTGGAGCCTGCGCGACGTGGACGCCGAATCAGCCCTGTTCATGGAGGCATCCCGATGA